The Bradysia coprophila strain Holo2 chromosome IV, BU_Bcop_v1, whole genome shotgun sequence genome includes a region encoding these proteins:
- the LOC119066081 gene encoding DNA replication ATP-dependent helicase/nuclease DNA2, which yields MKPSGNKRKINQTDEDVIPGTPQDKHKKKQRKKSTKTMDSDGVVVTNVIVSENLVVKDPVIDNNFHDLLNDIDFLDDFNIETLSVGRGSVDLSVWRRCVVTSVHRNDFDVLLTVREENTENEIDFRLQGSWINTYVTINDVISVIAKWSEKFNCFCVDDQFGYVVTAPDYLVSGTSVVGSLFCRRKGVLAERFTGIDCNNKIMAIGSIVHELFQITLKRQLTKFDEIMSICDEMLQSHQMMYTMYETMMTPADVRTEMVKFVQKIAEFVATYITQEGKKIEKDNFAGKIERIDDIEENIWIPKLGLKGKVDVSVQVKKGNSRSSMPLEIKTGKPSFSMEHRGQLMLYQMMMSELEGKPINSGLLLYLREGVMKEVNINRNEQRGLIMLRNEVASHIANTDLTDKIKKNMKITLTDRETFAVPVLPEPINHHSACSNCPYNLICGSFLSRDESIVLPDTHPLKELHQQTPQLTSDHIDYFIKWNGLLALEEEQMSNENQLKYLWLRTPEQRATYGQSIIDLVLSDDVVEVEDRYLHTFKRKSGGDLVSDHTLTGLNTGEYLRVSTLKRIAIAAGRVIGITKTTIKMSLERDLTKRYKDESFILDRNDSQTFTKFNLATIGALLDDRDSTRRLRSIIIDRMPPTFSKTLPKIIATDGKRVLQKLNIIQQEAVLKALTVNEYLLLKGLPGTGKTQTIAAIVCLLVMMGKSVLITSHTHSAVDNVLLRLLKENLTFLRLADPSRVPDDIKNYCECVLTVDCKTPEDLSRVYETYNIVGVTCLGSAHPLLVHRTFDVCIVDEATQVFQSTVIRPLISANKFILVGDPEQLPPIVKSKEAKKLGADESLFHRLDSSQATVVLSLQYRMNKTIAKLANSLTYKGALKCANNAVASATMKTTQKATTNEKWISKSISTHIDQSVILLNTGNVFTQSEKLAKSLEKPFTHPATNDVTKSDTEKVKSRIYSNYCEAGVVLKLVDSLIQTGVLGSSIGVIATFTSQVNVLKKLMDNFETGIPENQRGIEVNTVDQYQGRDKSVIIYSCTKFDNPDTKTEAIANDKEILQDFRRLTVAITRSQHKLIIVGDVNSLNVYGPFKALFSHLSGMSKLDLVDGKQDFSWQRIMADLVNLVNKENV from the exons ATGAAGCCAAGTGGCAATAAACGTAAAATTAACCAAACTGACGAGGACGTCATTCCCGGCACACCACAAGATAAACATAAGAAAAAGCAACGTAAAAAGAGCACCAAAACAATGGACAGTGATGGTGTTGTTGTGACGAATGTTATTGTTTctgaaaatttggtagttaaAGACCCGGTCatcgataacaatttccatgACCTGCTAAATGACATCGATTTCTTGGATGATTTTAACATTGAAACACTTTCA GTCGGCAGGGGTAGTGTTGATCTATCAGTTTGGCGAAGGTGCGTCGTTACATCAGTACACAGAAATGATTTCGACGTTTTGTTGACGGTACGTGaggaaaatacagaaaatgaaattgattttaggTTGCAGGGATCTTG GATCAACACTTATGTAACCATTAACGATGTAATCTCTGTCATTGCTAAATGGagtgaaaaattcaattgcttCTGCGTAGATGACCAATTCGGGTATGTGGTCACAGCTCCTGATTATCTGGTGTCCGGTACGTCCGTCGTTGGCTCGTTGTTTTGTCGTCGCAAAGGAGTTCTAGCTGAACGTTTTACCGGAATCGATTGTAACAACAAAATCATGGCCATCGGATCGATTGTTCACGAACTTTTTCAGATCACGCTGAAACGCCAGTTAacgaaattcgacgaaattatGTCGATTTGTGATGAAATGCTGCAAAGCCATCAAATGATGTACACCATGTACGAAACGATGATGACTCCGGCCGATGTCCGTACGGAGATGGTGAAATTTGTGCAGAAAATTGCGGAATTTGTCGCAACATACATAACGCAGGAGGGAAAGAAGATTGAGAAAGACAATTTTGCCGGGAAGATTGAACGAATTGACGACATTGAAGAGAACATTTGGATTCCGAAGCTCGGTCTGAAGGGAAAAGTGGATGTTTCGGTTCAGGTGAAAAAGGGAAATTCTCGTTCATCCATGCCACTCGAAATAAAAACGGGAAAACCGAGTTTTTCAATGGAACATCGAGGTCAGCTGATGCTATACCAAATGATGATGTCAGAACTTGAAGGAAAACCGATTAATTCTGGCCTGTTGCTGTATCTAAG AGAAGGGGTCATGAAGGAAGTGAACATTAATAGGAACGAGCAACGGGGTTTGATAATGTTACGAAATGAAGTGGCTTCTCACATAGCAAACACTGATTTGACCGACAAAATCAAGAAGAACATGAAAATAACATTAACCGACCGTGAAACATTTGCTGTCCCTGTTTTACCGGAACCGATAAACCATCACAGCGCATGCAGTAACTGTCCATACAATCTCATTTGTGGTTCATTTCTCAGTCGCGACGAATCGATCGTTTTACCTGACACGCATCCACTGAAAGAACTTCATCAACAAACTCCTCAGTTGACATCAGATCACATTGACTATTTCATCAAATGGAACGGACTATTGGCACTGGAAGAGGAGCAAATGAGTAACG aaaatcaaTTGAAGTACTTGTGGTTGCGTACTCCCGAACAGCGAGCGACGTACGGTCAATCGATCATTGACCTGGTACTTTCCGATGATGTGGTTGAAGTCGAAGACCGATATTTGCATACTTTCAAGCGGAAATCTGGTGGTGACTTAGTCAGCGATCACACATTGACTGGACTGAACACTGGCGAGTATCTTCGAGTTAGCACGTTGAAACGGATCGCTATTGCGGCTGGACGGGTTATTGGAATTACTAAAACGACCATTAAGATGAGCTTGGAGAG GGATTTGACCAAACGATACAAAGACGAATCGTTCATTTTGGACAGAAATGACTCGCAGACattcaccaaatttaatttggccACCATCGGCGCATTATTGGATGATCGTGATAGTACTCGTCGGCTGAGGAG CATCATCATCGATCGTATGCCACCGACATTCTCGAAAACGTTACCGAAAATCATCGCAACCGACGGAAAACGTGTATTGCAAAAATTGAACATCATCCAACAGGAAGCCGTTTTGAAGGCGCTGACCGTAAACGAGTATCTACTTTTGAAAGGACTGCCCG GAACGGGAAAAACTCAAACGATCGCCGCCATTGTGTGCCTTCTGGTGATGATGGGAAAATCAGTGTTGATAACGAGCCATACACATTCTGCCGTCGACAATGTGCTGTTGAGGCTGCTTAAGGAAAATTTAACATTCCTTCGGCTTGCCGATCCTTCTAGGGTTCCTGACGATATCAAAAATTACTGCGAATGTGTGCTAACGGTCGACTGTAAAACACCCGAAGATCTGAGTCGAGTGTACGAAACTTAT AACATTGTCGGTGTCACATGCTTAGGATCAGCCCATCCGCTCTTGGTTCATCGTACTTTCGATGTCTGCATTGTAGACGAAGCTACTCAAGTTTTTCAAAGCACAGTGATCAGACCTTTAATCAGCGCCAATAAATTCATCCTGGTTGGCGATCCCGAACAACTACCACCGATTGTGAAGTCGAAAGAAGCTAA aaaattggGTGCAGATGAGAGTCTTTTCCACCGATTGGACAGTTCACAGGCAACAGTGGTTCTCTCACTGCAGTATCGAATGAATAAAACCATAGCCAAATTGGCGAACAGCTTAACATACAAAGGAGCATTGAAATGTGCTAACAATGCTGTTGCATCCGCTACTATGAAAACTACACAGAAGGCTACCACTAATGAAAAATGGATTTCAAAATCAATCTCGACACACATCGATCAGTCTGTGATCCTCTTGAATACGGGCAATGTTTTTACACAAAGCGAAAAATTGGCGAAAAGTCTGGAGAAGCCATTCACTCATCCTGCAACGAATGATGTGACTAAATCAGACACGGAAAAAGTGAAATCGAGAATTTATTCCAATTACTGTGAAGCAGGTGTTGTGTTAAAACTAGTCGACTCACTCATTCAAACCGGTGTGCTTGGCTCAAGCATCGGTGTGATAGCTACATTCACATCACAAGTGaatgttttgaaaaagttGATGGACAATTTCGAGACCGGCATTCCGGAGAACCAAAGAGGCATCGAAGTGAATACTGTCGATCAATATCAAGGACGCGACAAATCGGTTATAATTTACTCTTGCACAAAGTTCGATAATCCGGACACTAAGACTGAAGCCATTGCAAACGATAAGGAAATCCTTCAAGATTTCCGTCGGCTGACGGTGGCGATAACGCGATCTCAACATAAACTGATTATTGTCGGTGATGTGAACAGTCTCAATGTTTATGGTCCGTTTAAGGCATTGTTTTCGCATTTGAGTGGCATGTCTAAATTGGATTTGGTTGATGGAAAACAGGATTTTAGCTGGCAACGAATTATGGCAGATTTAGTGAATCTagtaaataaagaaaatgtttga
- the LOC119066084 gene encoding guanine nucleotide-binding protein subunit alpha homolog, producing MLLKGVLCLYESKVSHNMADSRGRTFTCIRCEDLFTYFWRGSPEEVEQRHKSRQIDKTLKREDRARKRQVKVLLLGAGESGKSTFLKQMRIIHGVNFEPELVREYQHVIYQNLVKGMQVLVDAREILNIPWSNPKRQYSAHKILDIQNVNELDIRLFRQCAPVISDLWQDKAIKDAFDRRREFQISDSVSYFMNEIDRIEKPDYVPTAKDILYCRKATKGVHEFTIRIENIPFVFVDVGGQRSQRRKWIKCFEDKSVNSILFLVSTSEFDQVLAEDRTTNRLEESKNIFDTIVNNKTFEGISIILFLNKADLLEQKILSKSALDISHYYPQFKGNPNNLLDVHEFISNMFLNVRRNCDIAIYHHFTTAVDTNNIQHVFRDVKANILNNNLIALNLH from the exons ATGTTGCTAAAAGGTGTTTTATGTTTATATGAAAGTAAAGTGTCGCATAATATGGCCGACAGCCGAGGTAGAACATTTACATGTATCCGTTGTGAGGATTTGTTTACATATTTCTGGCGAGGCAGTCCGGAAGAAGTGGAACAACGGCACAAATCCCGTCAAATTGATAAAACCTTAAAACGGGAAGATCGAGCACGTAAAAGACAG GTGAAGGTGTTACTTCTTGGTGCTGGCGAATCTGGAAAGTccacatttttgaaacaaatgcGTATCATTCATGGCGTTAATTTTGAGCCAGAATTGGTGCGCGAATATCAGCACGTAATATACCAAAATCTAGTGAAAGGCATGCAA GTGCTAGTCGATGCTCGCGAAATATTAAACATTCCTTGGTCGAATCCGAAGAGACAGTACTCGGCGCATAAAATCTTAGatatacaaaatgtaaatgaattgGATATTCGATTGTTTCGACAATGTGCGCCGGTAATAAGCGACTTATGGCAGGACAAAGCGATCAAAGATGCGTTTGATCGACGGAGAGAGTTTCAAATT AGTGATTCCGTTAgttattttatgaatgaaatagaTCGAATAGAAAAGCCTGATTACGTTCCAACAGCCAAGGATATATTGTACTGTCGTAAGGCAACCAAAGGTGTCCATGAATTTACGATTAGAATAGAG AACATTCCATTTGTATTCGTCGATGTGGGTGGACAAAGGTCACAGCGACGGAAATGGATAAAGTGTTTCGAAGACAAGTCggtgaattcaattttatttttagtgtcAACATCAGAGTTCGATCAGGTTTTAGCTGAAGATCG CACAACGAACCGCTTAGAAGAATCCAAAAATATATTCGACACCATTGTTAATAACAAAACATTTGAAGGTATATCGATCATATTATTTCTTAATAAAGCCGATCTActtgaacaaaaaattctgagcAAAAGTGCACTGGACATTAGCCACTATTATCCCCAATTCAAAGGCAATCCCAATAATTTGCTGGACGTGCACGAATTTATATCgaatatgtttttgaatgtACGACGTAATTGTGATATTGCAATTTATCATCATTTCACTACGGCcgttgataccaataatattCAGCATGTGTTCCGAGATGTTAAAGCGAATATATTGAACAATAATTTGATTGCACTAAATTTACATTGA